The genomic interval GTGATCTTTCCAATTACCTCTTGTCTCAATTGAATTTCTATTCCAAGTTcattattttgaaaattggCTAGCTTCATATCCGGTTGGTACTTCAGTTTTCGGTTCTTCTCATGAAAAACAGCCTATATAGCTCGCTACTGGACTTGCAGTTTCAGCTTTGTAGAATTTATGTTCCAAGCTTCTTCTATCTAAAAACTAACTGGTTAATAAGTGGGGTCATTTATGAAATGCTCCTGTGTCCGGAGCTCTCAACATATATTGAATTTCAGTAGGAACAATATAGAGAGTACAAATAAGCCTCATTCTGCATCTCATCTGAGAAAATGCTTCATAACCTCACagcaaaacccaaaaacaatAAATGAACAGCACGCTTGAATTCTATATAGGATTCCACCAATTTAGATTGCAAAGAAATGGTAAAGTATGAGGGACATCTCCATGATAGAGGGCAGAGAAAAAAGGGATCACTACTGTTTATCATCCATTCTTTGTTTCGATTCATATTTCAGCAGCAACTTGTGTGGCCTTCTCATGGTCACCACCACCCTCGAGCTGGCTCAAGTTTCCTTTCTCCCTGATCAGTTGAATGTGGTGGTGCTTGCAGTAGAGGCGGCCCTCGTGCGCAATGTAGTTGGATGGGCTGATTGTACACCCTCCATGTGTGCATTTGAAGCACATCTTGTGGTAGGGAGTACCATTCACCGAGACCTTTTAATAGATCAAATTTTGAAGAAATGTCAGTGTAATTCTTGCTTGAAACTGTATGACATGATTGTAATTAGTTACAGCTAGAAGTTGGCGTTACCTTTTCTGTTGGATAAACAGTATTCTTGCAACCAAAGCATTTCTCTCTGGTTCCTCCAAACATACTTGAAGCTTTAGCCGCGCCAGGTTTCTGTTAAAACAAGTCTCTGTCAAGAACTCAAGATCAATGCTGAAAAAATACTAAGAAGTTTGTTTTTCCGACAAGGATAGATACTATGGAGTTCAGTATAATGCATACGCTAGCAGTCTAGCACTTGACTTCAGGGGAGTACATACCTCATTATCAGGTCTCTCTGGTTTTACAATTTTTGGTGTGCCTGAGAAGGAAAACAAAGTACAATAGGAAAGTGATCCAAGTAAGTCACTTaagagaaataaaatattagtTACTTGGGCAAATGCTATGTGAAAAACCTTCAAAGCTTTTGTCAAGACTGCCGGTTCTTTTGAAGATTTGGTCAAAGTGTGGCCTGCAGTAAAGTACTCCCTCAAAAGAGTTGTAGTTGCTGAGCTGCAATTTGATGGAGCAGCATAAGAAAACTACAAATTCTATGCTGTGCAAGTTGTAATTGGCTGTTTGTTCTAACTTCTAATATTTAAGATACAATTTAGCAAGTTAGTCCAATAGTTGGAAGCATCCAACGGATGGAGACGATCTAAAACAGAAACAGTTTCTAAAATAGTGATAGGGATCACACAGAGTTATAGATAAGtccagaaaaaaaatctagaaTTGAAAATTGTGTCAAATTTGTGAATAATTGTTCACCAAGACTTATAGATAAGTCTGACAAATCTCTTATGTTATTCAGTTCTTGGGATTGAGCTTTGGGGTCTGATCTATGAATCTATAACATCAAGATGCAGTTGACAACTTTAGAGCTTCAATGCTTAAAGAACATGTATTCAAGACAAGCAACATAAACAGAGGTCTgttcaaaaccagaaagaagcaagCAAGTCAAGCAGCTGATTCATACAACTGGAAATCTGAAGAAATATAGTCTTACTGAACAAAAATATCACTCTACTGCCTAGTACAAGCCATACGAAACCTATTCTGATATCAAAATCACTGTGATGATTGATGTAAtacaaaaacataatactaGCTCATTTCAATGATTGTAGAAGTTGCTTTTGCATtgaaactaatatatattgaGAAACATTTACCTTGAGGGTTCCTTTGCAGTGGTGGCATCTGAAGCAGGCTTTGTGGAAGATTCTGTTATCAGCTGTGAGCTTATCCACCAGATACACGGTTTTGTCACAAGCCATGCACTTCTGGGTTGTTCCTGCAAatgccatttttttttcttcttcttcttcttgttcagACTGACTACTACTCTAATTGAGCTGAGGAAAATGAATGATAGAGAGTAGAGAATATGGGGGTTTGCTCACTTGCTGGGACCAAAAGCAACAAGGGTGTAGACAGATTAAAGTAGGGTGCTGTAAACAATCATGGGGTCCCAATTTTTAAGCACTCACCTAACAGTCTGTTAGATATTTTTCTACAACTTCAACCTTTGTCCACAAGCTCATTTTCAGCAAATATATGTGCTTAATAGTGTGAAGATTGATCAAACAAGTATATAACTGCATACAATAAACCATTTTTCATTTCATAAATCAAGTAACGGATTAGGTTAGGCAAATTTTCATAAAGCTAGCTAATTGCCGTCTCAACCTTAATTCCCCAGTCCTCTAAATACATAAAAAGCCTTGCATTTGCCTTCATTGTGCATTATGAGCGTATGAGGTGTTAGCTGGAAAATTAACACCTCatcatgaaaataatatttagaTCTCCCATCatgaatttaatatatatatatatatatatatattatagatGTCCCATTCAATAATTAGTTCAATAGTTGTATAAATGAGGTTTGTTCAGAAAGAATATGGCTATTTATAATTCCATTGCTTTATTGATTAAATTTCATGGTTAATTAGGTGTGTAACAGTAATTAGTGGGATACATGTTGTATGAGGAGTGGCAATAATGGGTAACACATCTGATCAAAGAGACCTTTTAGTAAAATTGAGCTTGAAGGAATTGCAAcaatcatttctttttttcttctccctTTAGTTTGATGCTGCATGTCGTTCAAATGCCAGCATTTCATCTACCTGGCTCTGCATGCTTCTACTCTAAAAGATGAAAGATATCTTTCTCCTAGGATTCCATTATTAGTTCACAGCTAAAAAGTAGAAGTAATCTAATTCTAATTTTCTAAATGAAAGGTTCATTCCACAATTCTGCATATTCTCATATCTAAAACAATTTTTaattcaaaaaacaaataacaGCATTTTAGAGTATAATTTGTTTGTCAAAAAAAGAGAGTATAATTTGATAATCCTCTTACCCAAAATGTTTAATCCTGAACAAAATTTAGCATCAGATTAGACATAAGGCgcaaacaatatatattacaaaATTGTATTTAAGAAGAACCGGTTTGCAGCAAATGCAAATGTCATGGCTCATTTTTTGAAGGTCTGGCAATATGTCATGTGGCAATGTGATCTCTTATTCTCTGGCGTCAATTCTTCGACCACACTCCATGATCATGACATGACAGCTCGATTCCATGGAGGATGCATAATTGTATTGTCACACATTGGACTTTTGCTTCCATAATTTTTATCAGAGACAGGATCTAGCTTAACCAATTATGAATATTATTATGAAGAAAGTTAACAAACTGGGCATTTGGTCTAGTGGTATGATTCTCGCTTTGGGTGCGAGAGGTCCCGAGTTCGATTCTCGGAATGCCCCCTTTTTTGATGTCGTAAGATGTTTCTCAATATAGTCTCAACTGAATCCTATCTTCCAACAGGTTTTTAGTCTTTCATGGTAATCTGTATGAGATCAATTTGGGATTGTACATGAGCAATAAGCTGTTTTGATTTAGACTTTTTCCAAAATATGGAGCCAACAGATTTACTAGTCCAACTCCAGAAATTTTAGCTGTCTAACGACTCATCTCTCTCAACAGCCTCCCCGGTAAACCATGAAACAGCATGGGGGATAATTTGATTCCGAATAAATTGACCTACATTTAAGTACAGAGATTTTTCAGGCACCAACAATCAATAGCGGAATTGAGAACGAAAAACCGAACGATCATCCTAATAACAAGATAATGAACTCACCCCATATAGAAATCATGGTCCATCTGAATTGCACGTATATAACTCTGTTATGAAAGAGAAGCATATATGACGCCAGAAAAAAGTTGAATAACCAGCTTACATCATCTACTTCAAGTGCATTGAAAAATTTGAAGAAACTGTCACAAGCTTCAGTTGTATCGATTGCCTTGGCATACTTTGATCTCGAATTTGCTTTCTTCCTTGGGCATCTGTGTCAAGCATCTTGTCGGATACCATATAATCTCAGTCCTACAAAATCCCAGGTGCCCTTCAAATTATTGTCAATATGTACAAACAACTAGTCAGTAGTCAACTGCAGAGACCTTAGCAGCTAGAAGGTTGGGACCTAACTTACCCGGTAATATCTTTCACAATGGATCTATCCTCATCACCCATGAAATATGTCTTGGTCAAGACAGAGTTTGCAAAGAAAGGATTGGTTTTAAACAAGAACTCAAGTTTGAAGCCTTTGTAGTAATCTATGGGAGACCACCTGATGTCTTTCAGATACTCGAGAGCTTGTTCATCACGATAACAAATCTAGTTTCGGAAGATGGTTACAACTATGTAAACATTattgtatcaaaaaaaaaaaaactatgtaAACATTATTAATGAGAAACATTATGCATGACCAACACCCACCTCATCATTATTTTGCAATGCATAGAGCCAGAAGTTAGGGACCCCTTTCTCTGCCAGAAGAAATAACATTTTTTGTTACAGTCATgaaataataacaaattactagAAAGTTCATGGATATACATCTAACTATCAAAAGTTTACCATTGACAAATGTTGCTTCCTCTTCAGAGTCACTATTAACTCCATCTGGTTCAGGACTATCTTCATCTGCTTCATCACCATTTACAATATTGTATATCTGTGGAGAATTAACTTTATCTTTAAAACTAAAAGAAGATAGAGATAGAGATAGAGATGACACAAAAATTGATACATTGTATAAACGATCTATATACCTGTTCATATACAATGTTTGACAAGAGTCATAAAATTTTACATGCATAAATTGCTGCTCTATCCTTGTCAAACTCTGATTTCAGAGCTTCATATTTTCCTTcaagttgataaaaaaaaaccatcaaGGTATTTTAAATTGCATGTAATAATATCAAACGATCATGTAATAATATCAGGGTAAATGATCAAGAAGCCGCAATAAGCACACCACAagaagtatatataatatggaACAAAGCTGTAGATGGATTTGCCATAAACAAAAGAACATAACATACCAATTCTGAATGCACATATCAAAGCACAACTGTAAGAGTATGGAACTCTATCAAACTGAATAATACAATATCCcataaagaaactaaaacaaatacaaatctAAGACGACAATAGTACCTGGATCGATCTTAGACTTTCAACACACTCCCTGACATTCTCGAGGAAAGTGGAGGGATGTGCAGATATTTGGGTCGTCTGCGGAGCCTCCCCCATAAACCCTGTAAGAAAAGAACCGAATAGTCGACCTACGTAAACAAGATTAAAACCGTCGAGCAATACCAAAGTTCATACCACATTGAAACAAGCTTAATGTCAATTTCATATTGCGATATCATAGCCGCAGGATGCTCATGCTCATCAAGACATCAACGGCCAGGCTTCAAAGAAAACAACTAACCACGAACATATACAAGGAGAGAACTAGACCAGTCGAGACACAGTACCGCGCCTAAATTTTAAACCCTAATTAAACCCCTAAATCGGAACCAACCCAATATTCCAACCCTTTCAGGTGGTCAGCCTCTTTCTTTGGAACaggaacaagaacaaaaagaaCAAGCGCAAGAAATATTAGGTGAATTTCTCCACCCGCAAATTTACTTTCTTTGCTGTTTTCTCCCTGTAACTTTAATTGGGTTTGATTGGGATTCATcagtttcttttttatttctgaACTGGGTCTGTTTCCTTCGTTGAATTTACTAGTCAGAAATTAACATATGCTTTCTGGGTTGTTATCATTTTGGGCTGTGATTTGAGTTCTTCCTTACTGATTTCGATTATTGGTTTATTTGTGAGCTTATAGTAGACTATGACATTCTAAGCCATTTTTGTTTTAGGTTCGATTTGATTCTCATGTTCACTATTTAGTTTaatcaattgcaaaactctctgaTATCAAATATGGAGAACATTTTCGTACATAGGAAGATTTGTTGCTCCAGTTACTGCAGTGCAGAGTTGTTTGCTTTGGGTATCTAACACTATGTTATTGTTTTCTATTTGTTGTGAATCTTTATGTACgtgttattattttttactAGTTTCTTAATTGTTAGAAGTAAATAAAATTGGGTTCTGATACGAAATAAGAACTAAGATCAAGTGGAGCAAGAAGAGTGACTGACGAAAGTGAAGATGGTGTTCGGGCAAGTTGTAATTGGTCCACCTGGCTCAGGGAAGTCCACTTATTGTAATGGCATGTCACAGTTTCTCGAACTCATTGGAAGGTGAATGCTCTCTTGATTCTGTGTTTTGGGATGAATTATACTTCAAAGTGTGTGATGTATATACTGTCATgtcgtttttttttctgcaggAAAGTTGCAGTGATCAATTTGGATCCGGCTAACGATTCATTACCGTATCCTCTTCAATTTATTTAGCATTATAGTTCATGTATTTGCAGTGTTGCATTTGTTTCTAGTATGTGAAACCTTGACTTAAGTGTAGGTATGAATGTGCTGTGAACATAGCTGATCTTATCAAACTAAATGATGTCATGGCGGAACATACTCTTGGTCCAAATGGAGGTCAGAGCCTACCATCCCTCTTTTTCTCACATTAACACAAAGTTTATTCATCCCCTAGGATTTGTAAACAAGAAGGCAAATTGTACAGTTCATATTATTGACTGATCTTATCGTCCCTCACTTGTGAGCTAAAAGCTCTTCATCTATTTTCTGGAGTAATCTAAAATGTAGTGGAAGATGCTTAACTGTCCTCTTGAAGCTTTGTTGATGTATTTGGTGCTACACATACTTGTGAAGTATGAAACATCTTATTCTGCAGCTTCTGAACTTTCTGTTGTCATGTTCATCCAGGTCTTGTATATTGCATGgattttctagagaaaaatATTGACTGGTTGGAGGCTAAGTTGAAACCTCTTCTTAAAGGTATCTTTTGCCTtgcttttcatttttatgATAATCAGACTCTGTTATCCTTATTAATATCTTCTTCCCTCAAGTTATTTGTATATGTAGTTGACGTATGATACATCATGACTACTAAGTgttgcaatagttttatttgttctttcttttctttccttaataATAGGCTGATAGGGATATACTCTGCAGCTTCCCTGAAAATTTGTTAATCGGCTAGTATGTGATATTTTCATTGTAATATGAAGAAGGGGTACAAATTGGAGCCTTTCATATGGTAGCTCAAAATTTTACTGATTCAACGATTAATTCTTAAATTCAATGTTTTAATGAAGCTTTCAGAAATTATGCCGGCATATATATTAGGCTTATTTTAAAGTTATGAAAACGACATGAAATGTCAGCAATCTTCTAGTTTATTATTTGTAGTGGTACAGTTGACAATTGCGTTCTGCTCCCTATCAATGTTACTGCAGATCACTATCTTCTCTTTGATTTTCCTGGCCAAGTGgaactcttctttctttattcCAACGCCAAGAATATTATTATGAAACTCATTAAGAAGTTGAACCTCAGGGTATGAtcatgttcttcttcttttggtattgtttttttttccttgttgtGTTGACCACATGACTACAAATAATAGATTTGCCTTCTCTTCATTTCTGCAGTTGGTTGCAGTGCATTTAGTTGACGCCCATCTTTGCAGTGACCCTGCAAAGTATATCAGTGCATTGCTTCTCTCTTTGTCAACCATGATACATATGGAACTCCCACACATAAATGTCCtgtctaagattgatttgatacAGAACTACGGAGAGCTAGGTAATGGCTGCACTTCCTTTCCTTTATCTACTTCTCTTACACTTGACTTGCATTGATGCTAATTATCTGACACTCATCCTTTCTAACAGTTAgcattttcttaatttgtgCAGCTTTCAACCTTGATTTCTATACTGATGTTGAGGATTTATCTTATCTTCAGAACAGTCTTGATCAGGATCCTCGCTCAGCTAAATTCAGGTCTGATTAATATTAGGAATTCAGGGTTATAGAGCAAACTTATGAGGAGCTGTGTACTTTAACAGTAATTTTTTGGTGGTTAATATTGTAGAAAGCTTACCAAGGAGCTCTGTGGAGTCATAGAAGACTACAGTCTTGTCAGCTTTACAACCTTAGATATTCAGGCATGCCACCCCTCTTCAATTTACTCCTGACTGACGTCATGCATTGTTTATACTATGTATTCTCAGTCAGATAATTTTTCAGGATAAAGAGAGCGTGGGAAAACTAGTTAAGCTGATAGACAAGACCAATGGGTACATTTTTGCTAGCATTGAGACAAGTGCGGTAGAATTCAGCAAAATTGCAATTGGTCCCGTTGATTGGGATTACCACAGATATCCTTTATTTTATATTCCCGAATAGTTTTGTTCATCTACCTTCCTTCTGTAGATATACTCATAAGCTTATGAAATATTTGGCACCGGCTTTTATCCACATTAAAAAATTGTTCCCATCTGGTATGGACTTCAAACTTTCTTGGTGCCATcatagttttttttgttagaTTTTGTGAGGACTGTCAGACCTGAGTTTTGAGGCCGGGTTCCAAGAACTGGGTCTGGCGGTTATGGGTTCCTAAAGAAGTATTTTGTATTTGGGCTAAAATACATTTGAACCAAAAATTCCATGTTTAAATTTTGCTTAACGAAATAGCTTACAGTTGGAGAAGTGCAAGAGAAGTACATTAAGTTTGACGAAGACTTTGATGACAATGAATAGCTTGCAACTTTATGGCCTTTGTCATGGAAGAAGATGATACTGGTAAGTAAACTCCCATCTTAATTCTATCTGTAATTCTATTCGTCCATCTGTGTGTTTGAGCAAATTTGTTTATTCATAGTCTAGAAGCTCACAGTTTTAGTGCCTACCGTCCCATGTTTTCCCAGGAATCTCATCAACTGAATTCTGGATAACTCACCAGTTTCTCCCCTCCACTATCATGTTAGTTTAAACGCGTTCCATATGTAAGGGGTTTTGTGTTCAGATAATCAGGTTGTATAATAGGCTCTGGTCATGCATGTATACGAAAATGTAGCTTGCACATATGAACTGTTTAGAAGAGGTTTTGCAGAATGATTTGAGTTTTGACTGCGAGGGTTATGGATGCTGATTAATGTAAGAgatttaaatcatttaatcaTTCCTATTCGTTCACTCTAATACAGTAATCAAGATGTAGAAATCTTCTTCTGGGCTTATGCTTGTTGAGAAATGACGTCCCAGGGAGATGACTCCAACCGGTCCTTGATTTTAGCTGTCGGGGTTTTTTTTGTATCTTACTAGTTAGATTATGGATTGCTTTTGCTTCCATTGGATATGTTTAATCTGAATAAACCGCATGGAACTGGTACAAGGTCGTTTGCGTTGACAATTATAGAGGGGATCGAAGAAGATTACAAGGAGCGAGTAGTTTAGTTTAGCTAGTGTAGTTGTGAACatccatattaaaatcctcctGTAGAAAATTAATGGTCAATTAAGAAATAAGAAGCAAAAAAGAGTGCGCCACCATGTGAAGTATGCAGTAGGACTATGTCATGTAGACACTATATTATCTACGAGTAAATGTGCA from Argentina anserina chromosome 2, drPotAnse1.1, whole genome shotgun sequence carries:
- the LOC126805528 gene encoding LIM domain-containing protein WLIM1, encoding MAFAGTTQKCMACDKTVYLVDKLTADNRIFHKACFRCHHCKGTLKLSNYNSFEGVLYCRPHFDQIFKRTGSLDKSFEGTPKIVKPERPDNEKPGAAKASSMFGGTREKCFGCKNTVYPTEKVSVNGTPYHKMCFKCTHGGCTISPSNYIAHEGRLYCKHHHIQLIREKGNLSQLEGGGDHEKATQVAAEI
- the LOC126784262 gene encoding nucleosome assembly protein 1;4-like → MGEAPQTTQISAHPSTFLENVRECVESLRSIQFDRVPYSYSCALICAFRIGKYEALKSEFDKDRAAIYAYKVNSPQIYNIVNGDEADEDSPEPDGVNSDSEEEATFVNEKGVPNFWLYALQNNDEICYRDEQALEYLKDIRWSPIDYYKGFKLEFLFKTNPFFANSVLTKTYFMGDEDRSIVKDITGCPRKKANSRSKYAKAIDTTEACDSFFKFFNALEVDDVNLFGIKLSPMLFHGLPGRLLREMSR
- the LOC126782860 gene encoding GPN-loop GTPase QQT1; this encodes MVFGQVVIGPPGSGKSTYCNGMSQFLELIGRKVAVINLDPANDSLPYECAVNIADLIKLNDVMAEHTLGPNGGLVYCMDFLEKNIDWLEAKLKPLLKDHYLLFDFPGQVELFFLYSNAKNIIMKLIKKLNLRLVAVHLVDAHLCSDPAKYISALLLSLSTMIHMELPHINVLSKIDLIQNYGELAFNLDFYTDVEDLSYLQNSLDQDPRSAKFRKLTKELCGVIEDYSLVSFTTLDIQDKESVGKLVKLIDKTNGYIFASIETSAVEFSKIAIGPVDWDYHRVGEVQEKYIKFDEDFDDNE